A region of Fibrobacter sp. UWT2 DNA encodes the following proteins:
- a CDS encoding FISUMP domain-containing protein, with amino-acid sequence MNNFLKLLFSGAVLLLTACTTDSGESSVVDDFDASVVCPAEGTNAYGMPNRGTFVDERDGQEYKYTTIGEQVWMAENLNYNAVGSICQGKDESKCELYGRLYRYTWQDRNTGRDTINWDFIDSVCPPGWHLPKLAEWEKLASYVGGMDSEIAASRLKSVDGWENSNWGAGVNVCGFSVLPSGYFSYESSYEGHCGFFLSSTADYENVNNRIIFCMLMEFDSVIGSYNIRCIKD; translated from the coding sequence ATGAACAACTTCCTGAAACTGTTATTTTCTGGTGCGGTGCTGCTTTTGACGGCGTGCACGACTGATTCTGGTGAATCTAGTGTAGTCGATGATTTTGATGCAAGTGTTGTGTGCCCGGCTGAGGGGACAAACGCCTATGGTATGCCGAACCGTGGCACGTTTGTAGACGAGCGAGATGGTCAGGAATACAAGTACACGACTATTGGTGAGCAAGTATGGATGGCCGAGAATCTGAACTACAATGCAGTGGGCAGTATTTGCCAGGGCAAGGATGAGTCGAAGTGTGAACTATACGGCAGATTGTATAGGTATACTTGGCAGGATCGGAATACAGGACGTGATACCATAAATTGGGACTTTATTGATTCTGTGTGTCCGCCCGGCTGGCACTTGCCTAAATTAGCTGAATGGGAAAAATTGGCATCCTATGTTGGGGGGATGGATTCCGAAATTGCCGCCTCAAGGTTAAAGTCTGTTGACGGATGGGAAAATAGCAACTGGGGGGCTGGTGTTAATGTGTGTGGCTTTTCTGTTTTGCCATCGGGGTATTTTTCGTATGAAAGCTCTTATGAAGGGCATTGTGGCTTTTTCTTGTCATCTACAGCTGACTATGAAAATGTGAACAATCGAATTATATTTTGCATGCTAATGGAATTTGATTCTGTAATAGGGAGTTATAATATTCGTTGTATTAAGGACTAA
- a CDS encoding DUF4954 family protein, with protein sequence MQRLLKLKKVLKNSILATSVENFKGIRAGTAKYRHLTADEIQVLEKNGNRSESWDKIMVEPDFDPNRIIRSSFMGEVYLPKFFGTLLLPGDVSFPTGIYDSLVHNCFIENALVHKVAMLSNILVRSSAVVQNVGSIISSGKISYMIGNYMHVGNEMGGRKVAVFPEITMELVEAQLFHKPDPEVTAAFEEQLKTYREETAFPFGVVGKGAVICNTNIIRNSWIGAHARIEGAEKIRNSVVLSSLEEPSHVYDSVILENSNVQKSVTIHTGAEVQGSVLMNRTTVACKAIVKSSIIAPCCHIEEGEVNSSYMGPMTQMHHHSLLIAALWPDGCGNLGYGANVGSNHTGRMPDQEVMPGQGMFFGLGVNIKFPANYRESPFTLIATGLTTLPQRVKFPFSLIRPGDPQLVNVPPRLNEIVPGWNYARNAYALDRNLYKYSLRGKGIIPSAFYSIFNPDTVHYVSDAYQRLQVSNIRDIYTKEHIDGLGENFMRERIRQQAIKTYQEYLERYVLELIITLVVNDPGLQTQPVKELRRMATNDINKDAIRVVTLPETFDELLKRYRQLEKDWYERVTHGLDKDNERGRQIFDDYDDAHPIDKGFTEWEKARVEEKLRRLNSIAKTNKPE encoded by the coding sequence ATGCAACGATTGTTAAAATTGAAAAAAGTGCTCAAGAACAGCATTTTGGCGACCTCCGTCGAAAATTTCAAGGGTATCAGGGCCGGAACCGCAAAATACCGCCACCTGACCGCAGACGAAATCCAAGTTCTTGAAAAGAATGGCAACCGCTCCGAATCCTGGGACAAGATCATGGTCGAACCCGACTTTGATCCGAACCGTATTATCCGTTCGTCGTTCATGGGCGAAGTCTACTTGCCCAAATTCTTTGGAACACTCCTGTTGCCAGGAGACGTGTCATTCCCCACAGGCATTTACGACAGTCTTGTACACAACTGCTTTATCGAAAACGCGCTGGTCCACAAGGTGGCCATGCTCAGCAACATTCTGGTGCGCAGCAGTGCGGTCGTCCAGAATGTGGGTTCCATTATCAGTAGCGGAAAAATCAGCTACATGATTGGAAACTACATGCACGTGGGTAACGAAATGGGCGGACGCAAAGTCGCCGTATTCCCCGAAATCACCATGGAACTTGTAGAAGCCCAGCTGTTCCACAAGCCGGACCCCGAAGTCACGGCAGCCTTCGAAGAACAGCTCAAAACCTACCGCGAAGAGACCGCATTCCCCTTCGGCGTCGTAGGCAAGGGCGCAGTCATTTGCAACACCAACATCATTCGTAATAGCTGGATTGGCGCCCACGCCCGTATCGAAGGCGCCGAAAAGATCCGCAACTCCGTGGTGCTTTCTTCACTCGAAGAACCGAGCCACGTTTACGATTCCGTGATTCTCGAAAACTCCAACGTGCAAAAGTCGGTCACCATCCACACCGGCGCCGAAGTGCAAGGTTCCGTACTCATGAACCGCACCACCGTTGCCTGCAAGGCAATCGTGAAGTCTTCGATTATCGCCCCTTGCTGCCATATTGAAGAAGGCGAAGTGAACAGCTCCTACATGGGTCCCATGACCCAAATGCACCATCACTCCCTTTTGATTGCAGCCCTTTGGCCCGACGGATGCGGCAACTTGGGTTACGGCGCCAACGTAGGCAGCAACCACACCGGCCGTATGCCCGACCAGGAAGTCATGCCCGGCCAAGGCATGTTCTTCGGCCTGGGAGTAAACATCAAGTTCCCCGCGAACTACCGCGAATCACCCTTTACCTTGATCGCTACGGGGCTCACCACGCTCCCGCAGCGCGTAAAGTTCCCCTTCTCGCTGATTCGTCCGGGCGACCCGCAACTGGTAAATGTTCCGCCCCGTCTGAACGAAATCGTACCCGGCTGGAACTACGCTCGCAACGCCTACGCCCTCGACCGCAATCTTTACAAGTATTCGCTGCGTGGCAAAGGCATCATACCCTCGGCGTTCTACAGCATTTTCAATCCGGACACCGTGCACTATGTCAGCGACGCCTACCAGCGTTTGCAAGTGAGCAACATTCGCGACATTTACACCAAGGAACACATCGATGGCCTGGGTGAAAACTTCATGCGCGAACGCATTCGCCAGCAAGCGATCAAGACATACCAGGAATACCTGGAACGCTATGTTCTTGAGCTCATTATTACTTTGGTCGTAAACGATCCCGGTTTGCAAACGCAACCCGTCAAGGAACTGCGCCGCATGGCAACAAACGACATCAACAAAGATGCCATTCGCGTTGTCACGTTGCCCGAAACCTTCGACGAATTGCTCAAGCGTTACCGCCAGCTCGAAAAGGACTGGTACGAACGGGTGACTCACGGACTCGACAAGGATAACGAACGCGGCCGCCAGATTTTCGACGACTACGATGACGCACACCCGATCGACAAGGGATTTACCGAATGGGAAAAGGCCCGAGTCGAAGAGAAATTACGTCGCCTGAATTCCATCGCTAAAACGAACAAGCCCGAATAA
- a CDS encoding acyltransferase — protein MEITPTKRQLYPDIACGFLIIHMIFGHITQHAGLWHGQTSLYFFWCSLLFFMMPWFFFKAGMYFRLKDTLVEIKASAKRLLIPFAVFSLCGACLEYAAKMSNEGFTTIGFIRDNLRNLLMGGALESNPPLWFLFSLFFARIIFNILFKKLPDYIIAIIGLLAACAFMYAPLDLPHYLGNISAGLFFLAAGHYSKDLQFKRPVLIAAIITFIAIYAFDNPQVDMHLHQVSSGTYLLWLPASLAGIVILDHIAKIRLLEKTRLQVIGKDSMTYYVLHWLVIVCVSIVVKRILPDASVELKIALYTIACVIILPFTVFVQKRIKSCKL, from the coding sequence ATGGAAATCACACCGACCAAAAGACAACTCTACCCCGATATTGCTTGCGGTTTCCTGATTATCCATATGATATTCGGCCACATCACGCAGCATGCGGGGCTGTGGCACGGACAAACCTCCCTGTACTTTTTCTGGTGCAGCCTGTTATTCTTCATGATGCCCTGGTTCTTCTTCAAGGCCGGAATGTATTTCCGCCTCAAGGACACGCTTGTCGAAATCAAAGCTTCGGCCAAAAGGCTCCTGATTCCATTCGCAGTATTTTCACTCTGCGGCGCATGCCTCGAATACGCCGCCAAGATGAGCAACGAAGGCTTTACGACAATCGGCTTCATTCGGGACAACTTGCGCAATCTATTGATGGGCGGCGCCCTCGAAAGCAATCCTCCGCTTTGGTTCCTGTTCAGCCTCTTTTTTGCAAGAATCATTTTCAACATTCTTTTTAAGAAGCTGCCCGACTACATCATCGCCATCATCGGACTCCTTGCCGCCTGCGCCTTCATGTATGCGCCCCTGGATCTGCCCCATTATCTCGGAAACATCTCTGCAGGATTATTCTTCCTTGCGGCAGGGCATTACTCAAAAGACCTGCAATTCAAGCGTCCTGTCCTTATTGCCGCCATCATAACATTTATCGCCATCTATGCCTTCGACAATCCGCAGGTAGACATGCATCTCCACCAGGTCTCTAGCGGTACGTACCTCTTATGGCTCCCTGCATCGCTTGCAGGCATCGTCATCCTCGACCATATCGCCAAAATTCGCCTACTTGAAAAAACAAGGTTGCAAGTCATCGGCAAAGATTCCATGACCTATTACGTTTTGCACTGGCTCGTCATCGTGTGCGTTTCGATTGTCGTCAAAAGGATCTTGCCCGACGCCTCCGTAGAACTAAAGATTGCGCTCTATACAATCGCTTGCGTCATCATCCTCCCCTTTACCGTCTTTGTTCAGAAACGCATAAAATCATGCAAGCTCTAA
- a CDS encoding glycosyltransferase, translating to MAVSKVLVIGSVYPRFHEDAEVPWLRTSIAHLKKAGLDIQVLAPSYKGLKSHEIDGVKVNRFRYAPASWEFLTHEEGAPSKMANKPWLQLLAIPYIISGFFKCIKICRKFKPDIIHAHWPFPHAYIALGAAKLFKIPLVLNFHGAELLLIRKKKWVKPLLKFAIGQAQAVFANSSFTASKIKALRNVDVEWSPYGTTLETGTGNAEPHPINSKFKILFVGRHIERKGICYLIEAAKYLPRDQFEIRIVGVGDLTEDLKRLASESAAPNSAEIIFTGKLSPEALANEYKTANVFTLPAIVDSKGDTEGLGVVLIEAMELGLPIVASNVGGIPDVVIDGETGILVPEKDPEALANAYKRLAAEPGLIKQLLAGAQKRINECFTWDGIIERQIAVYNKVLK from the coding sequence ATGGCTGTCTCGAAGGTTCTTGTTATCGGTTCGGTCTACCCGCGTTTTCACGAAGACGCAGAAGTCCCCTGGTTACGCACTTCCATTGCGCATCTCAAGAAAGCGGGGCTTGATATACAAGTTCTGGCTCCGTCTTACAAGGGACTCAAAAGCCACGAAATCGATGGCGTGAAGGTGAACCGCTTCCGCTATGCGCCCGCCTCTTGGGAATTCTTGACGCACGAAGAAGGCGCTCCCAGCAAGATGGCGAACAAGCCTTGGCTTCAACTGCTCGCGATTCCTTATATCATCAGCGGGTTCTTCAAGTGCATTAAAATCTGCCGCAAGTTTAAGCCCGACATCATCCATGCGCATTGGCCGTTTCCGCATGCCTACATCGCGCTCGGTGCCGCTAAGTTGTTCAAGATTCCGCTGGTGTTGAATTTTCACGGCGCTGAGCTTCTGCTGATTCGCAAAAAGAAATGGGTCAAGCCGCTCCTTAAATTTGCAATCGGCCAGGCGCAAGCCGTGTTTGCGAACTCGAGTTTTACCGCCAGCAAAATCAAGGCGCTCCGCAATGTCGATGTCGAGTGGAGCCCGTATGGCACAACTTTAGAGACGGGGACGGGGAACGCCGAACCGCATCCGATAAACAGCAAGTTCAAAATCTTGTTTGTCGGGCGCCACATTGAACGCAAGGGCATTTGCTACCTGATTGAAGCGGCCAAGTACCTGCCCCGCGACCAGTTCGAAATCCGCATCGTAGGTGTCGGCGATTTGACCGAAGATTTGAAAAGACTCGCTTCGGAGTCTGCGGCCCCGAATTCCGCCGAAATCATCTTCACCGGCAAGCTTTCGCCCGAAGCGCTCGCCAATGAATACAAGACTGCCAATGTCTTCACGCTCCCGGCGATTGTCGACAGCAAGGGTGACACCGAAGGCCTCGGCGTCGTACTCATCGAGGCCATGGAACTCGGCCTCCCGATTGTGGCAAGCAATGTGGGCGGAATCCCTGACGTTGTCATTGACGGCGAAACGGGAATCCTCGTTCCTGAAAAAGACCCCGAGGCCCTCGCAAACGCTTACAAGCGCCTCGCCGCCGAGCCCGGACTCATAAAGCAATTACTCGCCGGCGCCCAGAAGCGCATCAACGAATGCTTTACCTGGGACGGAATCATCGAGCGTCAAATCGCAGTCTATAACAAAGTCTTGAAATAA
- a CDS encoding ATP-dependent Clp protease proteolytic subunit: MIIPTVIETTGRGERAYDIYSRLLKERIIFLGTPINDEVANNVMAQLIFLEYENPEKDITLYINSPGGYVSAGLAIYDTMQHVRPNIATICIGNCASMAAVLLAAGTKGKRYALPHSRIMLHQPSGAATGQSTDIQITAKEIVRTKETLAEIVAKHTGKSIDEVREKTDRDFYMGPEEAKAFGVIDEIFVPRKEGI, translated from the coding sequence ATGATCATCCCTACCGTCATTGAGACCACCGGACGCGGTGAACGCGCCTACGATATCTACTCCCGTCTCCTCAAGGAACGCATTATCTTCCTGGGCACGCCGATTAACGACGAAGTGGCAAACAACGTCATGGCCCAGCTGATTTTCCTTGAATACGAGAATCCGGAAAAGGATATCACGCTGTACATTAACAGCCCGGGTGGTTACGTGTCGGCAGGGCTTGCCATTTACGACACCATGCAGCATGTTCGCCCCAATATCGCGACCATCTGCATTGGTAACTGCGCTTCGATGGCTGCAGTGTTGCTTGCGGCAGGTACCAAGGGCAAGCGCTATGCGCTCCCGCACTCCCGCATTATGCTTCACCAGCCGTCGGGTGCTGCTACCGGTCAGTCTACCGATATCCAGATTACTGCAAAAGAAATCGTACGCACTAAGGAAACCTTGGCAGAAATTGTTGCCAAGCATACCGGCAAGTCCATTGACGAAGTCCGCGAGAAGACCGACCGTGATTTCTATATGGGCCCCGAAGAAGCAAAGGCCTTCGGCGTTATCGACGAAATCTTTGTTCCGCGTAAAGAGGGAATTTAA
- the tig gene encoding trigger factor, translating into MSVEIKETSATVRTLEITIPQADLTAPFEKKLGQYKKQVSMKGFRQGMVPKAMILKQFGGAIRQEAVDEVVNKLVQEALKNANIIPVGQMKVVDFKDDKENDIALKVEVEMDPEIDIKGYADTGVTVPETAVHEEEVKEEYDRLIQMWSKDEHVDRAAAKGDVVVGNYLEVVIDGEKQELPENKEFRSLLGQSASPGFDEGLTGATAGETKEINFKYPDDHKDERYRGKTAQFKVEITDVRAIVPPTMDEEFCKQIGVKDVEELKQNLAEGLANQKQDAAKNKAINEALDKIIEANPFEVPKARVYDLIKWTLNRNAQSEKDVVEPTEEQLNGLTPEAIREIKKHRILDFIATKEKIKPSQANVDERLKQMAAAYHVDFETLKGHFRQSGRINQLRDELRVQMAADFIVGIRPAAEENK; encoded by the coding sequence ATGAGCGTAGAAATCAAAGAAACAAGCGCAACCGTGCGCACACTCGAAATCACCATCCCGCAGGCAGACCTCACTGCTCCTTTCGAAAAGAAGCTGGGCCAGTACAAGAAGCAGGTGTCCATGAAGGGTTTCCGCCAGGGCATGGTGCCGAAGGCCATGATCCTGAAGCAGTTTGGCGGCGCTATCCGTCAGGAAGCTGTGGATGAAGTCGTGAACAAGCTTGTTCAGGAAGCGCTCAAGAACGCAAATATTATTCCGGTTGGCCAGATGAAGGTCGTGGATTTCAAGGACGACAAGGAAAACGACATCGCACTTAAGGTGGAAGTCGAAATGGATCCGGAAATCGACATCAAGGGCTACGCCGACACGGGCGTTACCGTTCCCGAAACTGCCGTCCACGAAGAAGAAGTCAAGGAAGAATATGACCGCTTGATCCAGATGTGGAGCAAGGACGAACATGTGGACCGCGCTGCCGCCAAGGGCGACGTCGTGGTGGGTAACTACCTCGAAGTGGTGATCGACGGCGAAAAGCAGGAACTCCCGGAAAACAAGGAATTCCGTAGCCTCCTCGGCCAGTCCGCTTCTCCGGGATTCGACGAAGGTCTCACCGGTGCAACTGCCGGCGAAACCAAGGAAATCAACTTCAAGTACCCGGATGACCACAAGGACGAACGCTATCGCGGCAAGACCGCTCAGTTCAAGGTGGAAATCACCGACGTGCGCGCTATTGTTCCGCCGACCATGGACGAAGAATTCTGCAAGCAGATCGGCGTGAAGGACGTCGAAGAATTGAAGCAGAACCTCGCCGAAGGCCTCGCTAACCAGAAGCAGGACGCCGCCAAGAACAAGGCTATCAACGAAGCTCTCGACAAGATTATCGAAGCCAACCCGTTCGAAGTGCCGAAGGCTCGCGTCTATGACCTGATCAAGTGGACGCTGAACCGCAACGCCCAGAGCGAAAAGGACGTGGTGGAACCGACCGAAGAACAGCTGAACGGCCTTACTCCGGAAGCAATCCGCGAAATCAAGAAGCACCGCATTCTCGACTTTATTGCAACTAAAGAAAAGATCAAGCCGTCGCAGGCTAACGTTGATGAACGTCTGAAGCAGATGGCCGCCGCCTACCATGTGGACTTTGAAACCCTCAAGGGCCACTTCCGTCAGTCCGGCCGCATCAACCAGCTCCGCGATGAACTCCGTGTTCAGATGGCTGCCGACTTCATCGTCGGTATCCGCCCGGCTGCTGAAGAAAACAAGTAA
- a CDS encoding sodium:solute symporter, with amino-acid sequence MFHKMEMPAVAGMTENMNIALIIYLVFLIAIAVRSARRVKDIPDFFVARKGASAKAVAGSLVATILGGSAVIGAVDSGAKLGGAASWFMLVGALGLLALIPFAGRAYSHGKYALPDLVKNLYGKGPRLVASFVIPVAWTGIVAAQIIAAAKLLMTFTSMGYMTAAVVSAAVFTGYTLAGGQVSILRTDFLQACLIIAGLLLLAGFAKFGGGEFGSVVASATTSVAPKFPFNTNFTPLDLFLLILTYGTTYTAGPDIYSRMFCAKDAATAKKAIGMAACVLIPVAFVIGFLAVYGVSLVGVQGARITAIANAVLPPALLPIFALALLSVVLSSADTTLLSSSIIINGLCRKPSLLQARVVILMNGLLALILALVFTDIIGTLLLALAVYAGAFTVPILWGLLGLKAKPKFVGAAIVTGGILALAGKLCPALPGSLGSHTGDILMIAAFVVNAIILALGRESRA; translated from the coding sequence TTGTTTCACAAAATGGAGATGCCCGCTGTTGCGGGCATGACAGAAAACATGAATATTGCTTTAATTATCTACCTGGTGTTTTTGATTGCAATAGCGGTGCGTAGTGCGCGGCGCGTAAAGGACATTCCCGATTTTTTCGTGGCGCGCAAAGGGGCGTCGGCGAAGGCGGTAGCCGGTAGCCTTGTGGCGACGATTCTTGGCGGGTCGGCCGTGATTGGCGCCGTCGATAGCGGCGCAAAACTCGGCGGGGCCGCGAGCTGGTTCATGCTGGTGGGCGCGCTTGGTTTGTTGGCGCTGATTCCGTTTGCGGGCCGTGCCTACAGTCATGGCAAATACGCGCTGCCGGACTTGGTCAAAAACTTGTACGGCAAGGGCCCGCGATTGGTTGCCTCTTTTGTGATTCCGGTTGCGTGGACAGGCATTGTGGCCGCCCAGATTATTGCAGCGGCTAAGCTCCTGATGACTTTTACTTCGATGGGCTATATGACGGCGGCAGTTGTATCGGCGGCGGTGTTTACGGGCTATACGCTTGCGGGTGGCCAAGTTTCGATTTTGCGCACCGACTTTTTGCAGGCATGCCTGATTATTGCGGGCCTCTTGTTGCTTGCGGGCTTTGCGAAGTTTGGTGGCGGCGAGTTTGGCAGTGTGGTGGCTAGCGCTACGACTAGCGTGGCACCCAAGTTCCCGTTCAATACGAATTTCACGCCGCTCGACTTGTTCCTTTTGATTCTCACTTACGGCACTACGTACACGGCAGGTCCCGATATTTACAGCCGCATGTTCTGCGCGAAAGATGCAGCGACGGCCAAGAAGGCGATCGGCATGGCGGCATGTGTCTTGATTCCCGTTGCATTCGTAATCGGCTTCCTGGCAGTTTATGGTGTGAGCCTCGTAGGCGTGCAGGGCGCCCGCATTACGGCGATTGCCAATGCGGTATTGCCGCCGGCACTTTTGCCGATATTTGCGCTTGCGCTTTTGAGTGTGGTGCTGAGCAGTGCCGATACCACGCTTTTGAGCAGTTCTATTATCATTAACGGACTGTGCCGCAAGCCCTCGCTGCTCCAGGCTCGCGTGGTTATCTTGATGAACGGCTTGCTTGCCTTGATTCTGGCGCTTGTATTCACTGACATTATTGGCACGCTCCTGTTGGCGCTTGCGGTTTATGCGGGGGCGTTTACAGTGCCGATTCTGTGGGGGCTTCTGGGCCTTAAGGCAAAGCCCAAGTTTGTGGGTGCTGCCATTGTGACAGGCGGAATCTTGGCACTCGCGGGTAAACTGTGTCCGGCATTACCGGGTTCGCTTGGCTCGCATACCGGGGATATCTTGATGATTGCCGCGTTCGTGGTGAATGCGATTATCCTTGCGCTTGGCCGCGAATCCCGTGCTTGA
- the clpX gene encoding ATP-dependent Clp protease ATP-binding subunit ClpX, translated as MYRSGKNHPTVTCSFCGKPAERVEKMITGAGVQICSDCVAMCHRIIEEDRVRAKQESAAAEASSKPLPLPTEIKAHLDEYVIGQDQAKTALSVAVYNHYKRLRYKQAHPDAQEVEKSNLLLVGPTGSGKTLLAQTMARFLDVPFTIADATVLTEAGYVGEDVDSIIVRLLQAADYDVARAERGIIFIDEIDKIARKTANPSITRDVSGEGVQQGLLKLLEGTVAAVPPKGGRKHPEQPLVQVNTKNILFICGGAFETLDKIISRRVNTGGMGFGADIRSAEENSLTELFKLLEPDDLIQFGLIPEIVGRLPVAVALEELDEAALLNILTQPKNALVKQYKSLFEMDGIELKFEDDALKEIVRETMARKTGARGLRSVMEKTLQKAMFEMPGSGNKQFVVTAEIVKSGLQAPSEKKSESAKKSRKKAS; from the coding sequence ATGTATCGTAGCGGGAAAAATCACCCGACGGTTACGTGTAGTTTTTGCGGCAAGCCCGCAGAACGCGTCGAAAAGATGATTACGGGCGCAGGCGTACAGATTTGTAGCGACTGCGTTGCGATGTGCCACCGCATTATCGAAGAAGACCGCGTGCGCGCGAAGCAGGAATCTGCGGCTGCCGAGGCTTCTTCCAAGCCGCTCCCGCTACCTACAGAAATCAAGGCCCACCTAGACGAATACGTCATTGGCCAGGACCAGGCAAAGACTGCCCTTTCGGTGGCTGTGTACAACCACTACAAGCGTCTGCGTTACAAGCAGGCTCACCCCGATGCGCAAGAAGTGGAAAAGTCCAACTTGCTCCTGGTGGGTCCGACCGGTTCGGGCAAGACGCTTTTGGCACAGACCATGGCGCGTTTCCTGGATGTCCCCTTTACCATTGCCGACGCTACCGTGCTGACTGAAGCCGGTTACGTGGGCGAAGACGTGGACAGCATCATTGTGCGCCTGTTGCAGGCTGCTGACTACGATGTGGCCCGCGCTGAACGCGGTATCATCTTTATCGATGAAATTGATAAGATTGCCCGTAAGACTGCCAACCCCTCCATTACTCGCGACGTGAGCGGTGAAGGCGTGCAGCAGGGTCTTTTAAAGCTTTTGGAAGGTACCGTGGCTGCCGTGCCGCCGAAGGGTGGCCGTAAGCACCCCGAACAGCCGCTTGTGCAGGTGAACACCAAGAACATCCTGTTCATTTGCGGTGGCGCCTTCGAAACGCTCGACAAGATTATTTCCCGCCGCGTGAATACGGGCGGCATGGGTTTCGGTGCCGACATCCGCAGCGCCGAAGAAAATTCCCTGACAGAACTTTTCAAGCTCCTGGAACCCGATGATTTGATCCAGTTTGGCTTGATTCCCGAAATCGTGGGCCGTTTGCCCGTTGCTGTTGCTCTTGAAGAACTCGACGAGGCTGCCCTCCTGAATATTTTGACTCAGCCGAAGAATGCCCTTGTGAAGCAGTACAAGAGCCTGTTCGAAATGGACGGTATTGAGCTGAAGTTTGAAGACGATGCCCTCAAGGAAATTGTCCGCGAAACTATGGCCCGCAAGACAGGTGCCCGCGGCCTCCGTTCCGTGATGGAAAAGACATTGCAGAAGGCTATGTTCGAAATGCCGGGCTCCGGCAACAAGCAGTTCGTGGTGACTGCAGAAATTGTGAAGAGCGGCTTGCAGGCTCCTTCGGAGAAGAAGTCCGAATCTGCCAAGAAGAGCCGCAAGAAGGCTTCGTAA
- a CDS encoding FISUMP domain-containing protein, producing the protein MDAFFKFVRIMLLMKNIAIVFFCFLLLACSESSTEPEVFDARRVCPENKRGTFVDDRDGQVYKYTTIGNQVWMAENLNYKMESGSYDAYSSSCSSVEDNCDGRGLSYSYDVVQEACPKGWHLPEQKEWDKLIEKMGGAEIAGERLKAVDGWHPLNRDDPLGGTDDCGFSLKSAVSSNTSGKGYTAELWSATKAPHSYRTLVTIYFYSNKSWVSNLDGIDRDNFSIRCIKD; encoded by the coding sequence ATGGATGCTTTTTTTAAATTTGTTCGTATTATGTTGTTGATGAAAAACATTGCAATAGTCTTCTTTTGTTTTCTTTTGTTGGCTTGTTCTGAAAGTTCTACAGAACCGGAGGTGTTTGACGCCCGCAGGGTGTGTCCGGAAAACAAACGAGGCACGTTTGTTGACGATCGTGACGGGCAAGTATATAAATATACGACTATTGGCAATCAGGTGTGGATGGCCGAGAACTTGAATTATAAAATGGAGTCTGGCTCGTATGATGCGTATTCATCATCTTGCAGCTCAGTAGAAGATAATTGTGATGGGCGAGGATTGTCATATTCGTATGATGTTGTTCAGGAGGCTTGTCCCAAGGGCTGGCATTTGCCAGAACAAAAAGAATGGGATAAATTAATCGAAAAAATGGGTGGGGCTGAAATTGCGGGAGAACGCTTAAAGGCTGTTGATGGGTGGCATCCCTTAAATCGAGATGACCCTCTCGGTGGTACAGATGATTGTGGTTTTTCCCTTAAATCGGCAGTTTCATCTAACACAAGTGGAAAGGGGTATACTGCTGAATTGTGGTCGGCGACTAAAGCTCCGCATTCATATAGAACGCTTGTCACGATATACTTTTATTCGAATAAATCATGGGTGAGTAATTTAGATGGTATAGATAGAGATAACTTTTCTATCCGTTGTATTAAAGATTGA
- a CDS encoding M48 family metalloprotease codes for MSPWLLLGTLLVIEFVARLLLEIRERRLTQVSGGFFAVLRLIPLINDIVPLPENRKEPAENEFVKKHEEGHKELRHSILRNLAKVALLLLAVWLFAFLLASHGMSLVQSILWLHLAAIPFRTVFHLYCWHQEYEADRYAFEKLGKKVAKAAMRDLAECEIPYTKLFAVVYREHPTVAIRSQRILNKEIKAA; via the coding sequence ATGTCACCCTGGCTTTTACTCGGAACGCTCCTCGTTATTGAATTCGTGGCTCGCCTGCTGCTTGAAATTCGCGAGCGCAGGCTTACACAAGTGTCCGGAGGATTTTTCGCCGTACTGCGCCTGATTCCTCTGATCAACGACATCGTGCCGCTGCCCGAAAACCGCAAGGAACCGGCTGAAAACGAATTCGTGAAAAAGCACGAAGAAGGCCACAAGGAATTGCGCCATAGTATTTTGCGGAACCTGGCAAAAGTAGCATTGCTGCTTTTGGCCGTATGGCTTTTCGCCTTTTTGCTCGCAAGCCACGGCATGTCGCTTGTACAGTCCATTCTTTGGCTGCACCTAGCCGCCATTCCCTTCCGCACCGTATTCCACTTGTACTGTTGGCACCAGGAATACGAAGCCGACCGCTACGCTTTCGAAAAGCTTGGCAAGAAAGTCGCCAAGGCCGCCATGCGCGATCTTGCCGAATGCGAAATTCCCTATACGAAATTGTTCGCGGTGGTTTACCGCGAACACCCGACTGTCGCTATACGCAGTCAAAGGATTCTGAACAAAGAAATCAAAGCGGCTTAA